CCGACACCAACGCGTCCACCGCCTACGAGGACGCGTTCCGGCAGCCGTTCCAAAACCGGGCCGAGGTCTCCGACACGGTCACCTTCGAGAGAGCGTACAACGAGCTCATGGGtcgcctcgccgcgcgcgccgtcaacggctccggctccggcacGCCATCGCCGGCGCCGATGTTCGCAACAGGGGCCGGCGTGTCTGATCCCGCCGCGCCCAACGGCACCATGTACGACGGGCTGCTGGAGTGCATGAGGGATCGGACGGCGGCGGAGTGCGAACGGTGCTTGAATGATTCGGTGCGCCTGCTGCCGAGCTGCTGCTATGGTCACAAGGGAGGGCTGGTGCTCGCCTACAACTGCTACGTGCGCATGGAGATATACCCTTACGACAATCTGGCACTCGACGGACCACCGGTTCTAGCGCCAGCTCGGTCGATGATCTTCGTCGGAGAAACGCAAGGTGAGCTTCTGAACTGCATCAGACAGTATATAAATCTCCACACCCGAATTTTTTTCCTTCCTAATTTCACATTTCTTCTTCTTAAATAGTACTTCCTCTATTTCAAAATTTAGATCATTTTAGCCTTTTAGATTCATAGTTTTGATATGTATCTAAATATAATGTATGTTTAGATGCATAGTAAAATCTAAGAATTTAGAAAAATCAAGACGAACTATattttggaatggagggagtaacaTGTATGGAAGCGAAGGGAATATAAATTTAGGTGAGAAAAGCTCCGCCCATGCCTGAATAATTTCTAGTTACAGTTAATTCATACTGGATTCACAATTAATTTCTACCAGAGTTACATTAATTATATATTTTAATTTCTATATATAATACAGTAGGTGTCTGTAATTCCTATATAGCGAGCTGAACCTCCGTTAACCTGTATGAACAACAGAACAGAGAgcttagagcatctccagcagtTTTCCAATAAACATCTTCTAATAAGATGGTATTGGGATGTCCCGATACCACTTTTATAAATTATTGGGAGATGCTTTTACAGTTCTCCAATAAACTCATCCCAATACAACTAACGTATTGGGAGAGCCAAAATTCTCCTTTTATTAGGGTGAAATATTGGAACAACTCAATAATTATTGGGGAAAGGGAGAGGTTTTAGGGAACTGCTGGAATATATCTTCTTCCCAATGGTGTTAGTTTACTGGGGAAAGGGAGAGTGCTAGAGATGCTCATAGTGAAACAGCGTATGTACTATACATGCTCGAGCTGCCTTGAATATTAGACAATTAATTAATGCAACTTAATATGGTATCGAGACTAGCGACCTAGCCCAATTTATTAAACAAATCATAGCCTCACCGATATTACAAACACTTGAGGCACTGAGGCCTAAGGGACCCTCCATGTAAGAGGAAGTGTTGATGTCTAAAGTGAATGGCATATCCTTTTGTACTAACTTAGCACGAGTGGAACCAAGTTAATGGACCATTTGTAAATAAATTAGATGTGGCATGAGTATGGAGAAAGGAAGAACTGGGCCGCTGTCTAACGGCCTGCCTGGAATGCAGAAAAAAAGCGGATGAATGTGACTCTCGCCGTCGCCATCCCTGTTGGAACAGTGCTCGCCGTAGTCGTCATCGTTGGTGTTTTCCTGTACAGGAGGAGAAAGGTCAACCGGAAGAAAACAGGACCAGGTACGCCCATACTTTCATTAAGGTCTGCATTCTGCCTGCGCGGTTCGTTAATCTCAGTGGTGTGGAGTACAGTTAGATGGGAAAAGTCTTTACAACCGAAAAGGATTTTGTGCTCACATAGCTTATAAATTAAGATGTCTTTGAACCCCATTTCACAAAGTTTATGTTGGCATTGAGTTTTCCTTTAAAGATGATGACTTCTGAAAAATAAGCTAACTAGATTCCAGTCATAAGTATTTCACCAGAATATCTTTTCCTTGTGCAGGTTTGTCTATGAGAGACAACAGCAGTATCAAAGAAGACGACATCGGATATGTCGAGCCCGAGCAACTTAATCTCGTGGTGTTAAGAGCTGCAACAAACAATTTTTCGGAAGAAAACAAACTTGGAGAGGGAGGTTTTGGAGAAGTGTTCAAGgtacatctctctctctctctctctctctctctctctctctctgtatcTGGATTAGTTGGCAGTGCTGTACTGAAGTGTCGGGTTCTTAATTATACTTAGACTAACTAAAAGGCACAATAGCCGAAGATGGTGACAATAGGTCCATTGCTTTGTGCAGGGAACATTACAGGACGGGCAACAGATAGCTGTGAAGAGGCTTTCGCAGGACTCCTCACAGGGGTTCCAAGAGCTTAAGAACGAGCTCGTGCTTGCTGCCAAGCTCAAGCACAGGAACCTGGTCCAGCTCCTAGGGGTGTCCTTGCAAGAAGAGAAGCTGGTCATCTACGAGTACATGCCCAATAGAAGCCTAGATACCTTCCTTTCCGGTATCCATCGAACTACTGCTAAAGTTCAAATAGGTCATTTCTCACATATTTATCCTCTATTTTACTGCTCTTGTTGTCTGACTGCAGATCCAATGAGACGGCAGCAGCTGGATTGGAGCAAGAGGTTTTCCCTCATCTGTGGTATCGCGCGGGGACTTCTTTATCTCCATGAGGAGTCCCGCCTAAAGGTCATCCACAGAGATCTAAAGCCGAGCAATGTATTGCTTGATGCGGATATGAACCCCAAAATTTCAGATTTTGGAATTGCCAGGGCTTTCAGCGTAGACCAATCTAGAGATATAACAAGACGACCTGTTGGAACCCTGTAAGTACCAACAACAGGTAGTAAAGTCTGACAATACACTCCACTGAATGACTCTTGATTGAACATCATTGATGCATGCAGCGGGTACATGTCCCCAGAGTATGCCTACTGGGGGCACGTTTCAACCAAGTCGGACATATTCAGCTTCGGTGTCATAGTCCTAGAGATGGTGACCGGGCGAAGGAACAATAGCGCGTACAGCGACACTTCAGACTCGATATCTGTTCTCAGCCATGTAAGTGTACAGTGCTGCTTTGGCAATGTAGTAAGGACATTCCAATATCACATATGTTTCACATACATGTATATTGTTACATCGATAAATGATTTGTGAAGGTCTGGGACAAGTGGAGGGCTGGTTCAATGGTGGATGTCGTAGACCCATCACTGGCTGAGTCTGGGTACCCGGAAAGCGAGGTCCTCAACTGCGTAGAGATCGGGCTCCTATGCGTCCAGGAAAACCCGATGGATCGGCCAGACGCCTCAGCAGTGGTGCTTATGCTCAGCAGTCCGACCTCAACGTCTGATGACAGAAGAGCCCCATCTAGACCAGCCTTCGTCTTCAGCTCCGGCTTAACTGAATCAGATCACCCATCAAGATCCGGTGTCAGGAGCTCTGATGGTGTGATGCTGATCAGCAATAAACTATCTTCGACGACCACAGTTTCAGAGAACGAGATGTCGGTCTCGGAGCTTCAACCGAGGTAGGTAAGTGTTGCATAGAGTGCGGAGCACAAGCTGCTAGCTGTGTTCCATACGACCAATGATTAACATTGATCCTAAAGCATATATAGCTGGTAAAGAAAAATTCAGAAAACATTGTAAGGTTTTATTACTCATTCATCTCATTTGATCAAAGTTCTGGTCACCATTCATACACAATGGATTGAAATGTCTCTTCAATTTGGACCAATTCGGGAATAAGGGAATTGAAATTATTATGTATACATAACTAAGAACAAACTATAATATGAACTATCACTATTATATATGCCTGATCTCTGACCTAGTTGCTACCACGGCTCAAGAACCTTGGCAAATGAGGCTTACAAATCGTAGGAGACGAGCCCATATGTATTACGGTGCAACTATCTAATAATGAAGTGAATTGTTGGCAAGGATTACTTGATGAACATCAATTCTCAAATCAGCCTCTATCGCTACAGCTTTTGAGAAGTACGCTTTCCACGTCCCTAGCCACCAAGCATAGCTCGTGCCCATACGACAAATTTATGATAATTTAGCTAGGACCCCAAAATGGATGCGGATTCTAGTTATTCCATCATATTTTCTGAGGATGTGTGATAGGTTCCTTAGCAGTTGTAGAAACTTAAGGACATGATGGAACACCTTGCTCGTTGATGCTTTGGCCCCAATGCAATTATAGTCTTTTCCGCCTGTGAGCAGAAGTCCAGATGTGCAGCTGATGGTGCTACACTGAGGTCAACGCTGACGGTCATGAGGTCCGAGTTTGCAATAGGGCCCTTGTCGATCAGTAGTCTTGGCACTCATAAGAGAGATCAACAAGAGCCACGGCCGAGGTGATGCACCGATCAACCCCCTTTCTATGAAGGTACCTTCTGCTCTTGTCTCCTGCAGTCCTGCACGGGTGGCTGTGGCTCGCCGCCGTGGTGGCTGCACACACACCTTCGTCTTCCTACTACTTCAGACAGTCAGCCTTTAGTTTTGTACTGCGATGTTGCCGCCTGTTGATGATGGAGGACGACGGCGGTGATGAGCAAGGGAGATGGTGCCACCAAGAGGCAGTGGAGTCACGTGAATGGGTTCGTGGTGTCCGTGGAGGTAGCAACTGTAAGGCTCAccaccgccacggccgccgcgggaTAGAGACGACGACAACATGGTCTTGGAGTACCTTGCTCTTGGAGTTTTTGGTGCCGAGATCCAATCAGGCTTCCAAATGACACTCTGTAAAGATCAGGCTGTAAACAATCACATAAGTTGGAGCCGATAGAAATAGCGTCTAGTGTGATTTACCAGTCAGCACCTAGCTGAATTACTGATTGCTGCAGATTTCAAGAACTTATACCTTGATGAAATCAAAACAGCCTAGTCCCTTGTGCAGTGTTTGACTGAGATAAACTGCTCTTCGCAGCCTCCACAATGCTCGAAATTGGTGACGGAATGAAAATGTCCTTTTAGAACTCGGCTTGGGCGGGCGGGTGAATCTGGCTCCGGATGTTTTTTCTATCTCGAGAAACAAGAGAAGTGTTAGAATTTATGGGCTTAGCCTATTTTTTTTAcgataaaaaaattaaaagtcCATTAATAAATGCTAGGGAGTTATCCCGTATGGATATTTGAGAAGTATCTCAACCGATTTAAATGGTGGAATATGTGTACACCACTTGTGAAGAGGAGATTGGTGAGCCACACGCGCGCGCACTCACTTGCCTCGCCTCGCCGAGGCCGTGGCCCAGTGCGATGAGCAATATTTTGCTGTTGAATGCAATAATTCTGAGTCATAAAACATTGCCAGTTACTGGTGAATAATTCTAGGAATTAACCCCGCAGTTACCAGTGATTCATTAACATTGAATCTGAGGGTGTGTTCGTGAAACGCCCCGGcctaaacaaccggagctaaacatgtatttaaacaccagaaaacagtctctggtgaaaatacattacacaagtggtgccacagtcatacatagccttatttaatacgttcgattacaataataatataaactagaaATACAATAGTTGCGGTGATAAACGCAAGGGTAAACTCTTCATCGGACATGGGGGCTTCTACCacaacggcaccactccagacttgggtatagggcacgaactactcgccttcTTCCTCAGGCAtgaaatcaggatcctctgcaaccAGTCATAAACGGgcgagtacaaaagtactcagcaagttccacctcaccctatgggaggggaatgacatgcaccATGCACATTATCACAATACATTAGTAATGCAACTTAGGTTAtacaactcttcccgacacaacccacagtaggtagctcactagttgtcaggaccacaccgtagcctgtcNNNNNNNNNNNNNNNNNNNNNNNNNNNNNNNNNNNNNNNNNNNNNNNNNNNNNNNNNNNNNNNNNNNNNNNNNNNNNNNNNNNNNNNNNNNNNNNNNNNNNNNNNNNNNNNNNNNNNNNNNNNNNNNNNNNNNNNNNNNNNNNNNNNNNNNNNNNNNNNNNNNNNNNNNNNNNNNNNNNNNNNNNNNNNNNNNNNNNNNNNNNNNNNNNNNNNNNNNNNNNNNNNNNNNNNNNNNNNNNNNNNNNNNNNNNNNNNNNNNNNNNNNNNNNNNNNNNNNNNNNNNNNNNNNNNNNNNNNNNNNNNNNNNNNNNNNNNNNNNNNNNNNNNNNNNNNNNNNNNNNNNNNNNNNNNNNNNNNNNNNNNNNNNNNNNNNNNNNNNNNNNNNNNNNNNNNNNNNNNNNNNNNNNNNNNNNNNNNNNNNNNNNNNNNNNNNNNNNNNNNNNNNNNNNNNNNNNNNNNNNNNNNNNNNNNNNNNNNNNNNNNNNNNNNNNNNNNNNNNNNNNNNNNNNNNNNNNNNNNNNNNNNNNNNNNNNNNNNNNNNNNNNNNNNNNNNNNNNNNNNNNNNNNNNNNNNNNNNNNNNNNNNNNNNNNNNNNNNNNNNNNNNNNNNNNNNNNNNNNNNNNNNNNNNNNNNNNNNNNNNNNNNNNNNNNNNNNNNNNNNNNNNNNNNNNNNNNNNNNNNNNNNNNNNNNNNNNNNNNNNNNNNNNNNNNNNNNNNNNNNNNNNNNNNNNNNNNNNNNNNNNNNNNNNNNNNNNNNNNNNNNNNNNNNNNNNNNNNNNNNNNNNNNNNNNNNNNNNNNNNNNNNNNNNNNNNNNNNNNNNNNNNNNNNNNNNNNNNNNNNNNNNNNNNNNNNNNNNNNNNNNNNNNNNNNNNNNNNNNNNNNNNNNNNNNNNNNNNNNNNNNNNNNNNNNNNNNNNNNNNNNNNNNNNNNNNNNNNNNNNNNNNNNNNNNNNNNNNNNNNNNNNNNNNNNNNNNNNNNNNNNNNNNNNNNNNNNNNNNNNNNNNNNNNNNNNNNNNNNNNNNNNNNNNNNNNNNNNNNNNNNNNNNNNNNNNNNNNNNNNNNNNNNNNNNNNNNNNNNNNNNNNNNNNNNNNNNNNNNNNNNNNNNNNNNNNNNNNNNNNNNNNNNNNNNNNNNNNNNNNNNNNNNNNNNNNNNNNNNNNNNNNNNNNNNNNNNNNNNNNNNNNNNNNNNNNNNNNNNNNNNNNNNNNNNNNNNNNNNNNNNNNNNNNNNNNNNNNNNNNNNNNNNNNNNNNNNNNNNNNNNNNNNNNNNNNNNNNNNNNNNNNNNNNNNNNNNNNNNNNNNNNNNNNNNNNNNNNNNNNNNNNNNNNNNNNNNNNNNNNNNNNNNNNNNNNNNNNNNNNNNNNNNNNNNNNNNNNNNNNNNNNNNNNNNNNNNNNNNNNNNNNNNNNNNNNNNNNNNNNNNNNNNNNNNNNNNNNNNNNNNNNNNNNNNNNNNNNNNNNNNNNNNNNNNNNNNNNNNNNNNNNNNNNNNNNNNNNNNNNNNNNNNNNNNNNNNNNNNNNNNNNNNNNNNNNNNNNNNNNNNNNNNNNNNNNNNNNNNNNNNNNNNNNNNNNNNNNNNNNNNNNNNNNNNNNNNNNNNNNNNNNNNNNNNNNNNNNNNNNNNNNNNNNNNNNNNNNNNNNNNNNNNNNNNNNNNNNNNNNNNNNNNNNNNNNNNNNNNNNNNNNNNNNNNNNNNNNNNNNNNNNNNNNNNNNNNNNNNNNNNNNNNNNNNNNNNNNNNNNNNNNNNNNNNNNNNNNNNNNNNNNNNNNNNNNNNNNNNNNNNNNNNNNNNNNNNNNNNNNNNNNNNNNNNNNNNNNNNNNNNNNNNNNNNNNNNNNNNNNNNNNNNNNNNNNNNNNNNNNNNNNNNNNNNNNNNNNNNNNNNNNNNNNNNNNNNNNNNNNNNNNNNNNNNNNNNNNNNNNNNNNNNNNNNNNNNNNNNNNNNNNNNNNNNNNNNNNNNNNNNNNNNNNNNNNNNNNNNNNNNNNNNNNNNNNNNNNNNNNNNNNNNNNNNNNNNNNNNNNNNNNNNNNNNNNNNNNNNNNNNNNNNNNNNNNNNNNNNNNNNNNNNNNNNNNNNNNNNNNNNNNNNNNNNNNNNNNNNNNNNNNNNNNNNNNNNNNNNNNNNNNNNNNNNNNNNNNNNNNNNNNNNNNNNNNNNNNNNNNNNNNNNNNNNNNNNNNNNNNNNNNNNNNNNNNNNNNNNNNNNNNNNNNNNNNNNNNNNNNNNNNNNNNNNNNNNNNNNNNNNNNNNNNNNNNNNNNNNNNNNNNNNNNNNNNNNNNNNNNNNNNNNNNNNNNNNNNNNNNNNNNNNNNNNNNNNNNNNNNNNNNNNNNNNNNNNNNNNNNNNNNNNNNNNNNNNNNNNNNNNNNNNNNNNNNNNNNNNNNNNNNNNNNNNNNNNNNNNNNNNNNNNNNNNNNNNNNNNNNNNNNNNNNNNNNNNNNNNNNNNNNNNNNNNNNNNNNNNNNNNNNNNNNNNNNNNNNNNNNNNNNNNNNNNNNNNNNNNNNNNNNNNNNNNNNNNNNNNNNNNNNNNNNNNNNNNNNNNNNNNNNNNNNNNNNNNNNNNNNNNNNNNNNNNNNNNNNNNNNNNNNNNNNNNNNNNNNNNNNNNNNNNNNNNNNNNNNNNNNNNNNNNNNNNNNNNNNNNNNNNNNNNNNNNNNNNNNNNNNNNNNNNNNNNNNNNNNNNNNNNNNNNNNNNNNNNNNNNNNNNNNNNNNNNNNNNNNNNNNNNNNNNNNNNNNNNNNNNNNNNNNNNNNNNNNNNNNNNNNNNNNNNNNNNNNNNNNNNNNNNNNNNNNNNNNNNNNNNNNNNNNNNNNNNNNNNNNNNNNNNNNNNNNNNNNNNNNNNNNNNNNNNNNNNNNNNNNNNNNNNNNNNNNNNNNNNNNNNNNNNNNNNNNNNNNNNNNNNNNNNNNNNNNNNNNNNNNNNNNNNNNNNNNNNNNNNNNNNNNNNNNNNNNNNNNNNNNNNNNNNNNNNNNNNNNNNNNNNNNNNNNNNNNNNNNNNNNNNNNNNNNNNNNNNNNNNNNNNNNNNNNNNNNNNNNNNNNNNNNNNNNNNNNNNNNNNNNNNNNNNNNNNNNNNNNNNNNNNNNNNNNNNNNNNNNNNNNNNNNNNNNNNNNNNNNNNNNNNNNNNNNNNNNNNNNNNNNNNNNNNNNNNNNNNNNNNNNNNNNNNNNNNNNNNNNNNNNNNNNNNNNNNNNNNNNNNNNNNNNNNNNNNNNNNNNNNNNNNNNNNNNNNNNNNNNNNNNNNNNNNNNNNNNNNNNNNNNNNNNNNNNNNNNNNNNNNNNNNNNNNNNNNNNNNNNNNNNNNNNNNNNNNNNNNNNNNNNNNNNNNNNNNNNNNNNNNNNNNNNNNNNNNNNNNNNNNNNNNNNNNNNNNNNNNNNNNNNNNNNNNNNNNNNNNNNNNNNNNNNNNNNNNNNNNNNNNNNNNNNNNNNNNNNNNNNNNNNNNNNNNNNNNNNNNNNNNNNNNNNNNNNNNNNNNNNNNNNNNNNNNNNNNNNNNNNNNNNNNNNNNNNNNNNNNNNNNNNNNNNNNNNNNNNNNNNNNNNNNNNNNNNNNNNNNNNNNNNNNNNNNNNNNNNNNNNNNNNNNNNNNNNNNNNNNNNNNNNNNNNNNNNNNNNNNNNNNNNNNNNNNNNNNNNNNNNNNNNNNNNNNNNNNNNNNNNNNNNNNNNNNNNNNNNNNNNNNNNNNNNNNNNNNNNNNNNNNNNNNNNNNNNNNNNNNNNNNNNNNNNNNNNNNNNNNNNNNNNNNNNNNNNNNNNNNNNNNNNNNNNNNNNNNNNNNNNNNNNNNNNNNNNNNNNNNNNNNNNNNNNNNNNNNNNNNNNNNNNNNNNNNNNNNNNNNNNNNNNNNNNNNNNNNNNNNNNNNNNNNNNNNNNNNNNNNNNNNNNNNNNNNNNNNNNNNNNNNNNNNNNNNNNNNNNNNNNNNNNNNNNNNNNNNNNNNNNNNNNNNNNNNNNNNNNNNNNNNNNNNNNNNNNNNNNNNNNNNNNNNNNNNNNNNNNNNNNNNNNNNNNNNNNNNNNNNNNNNNNNNNNNNNNNNNNNNNNNNNNNNNNNNNNNNNNNNNNNNNNNNNNNNNNNNNNNNNNNNNNNNNNNNNNNNNNNNNNNNNNNNNNNNNNNNNNNNNNNNNNNNNNNNNNNNNNNNNNNNNNNNNNNNNNNNNNNNNNNNNNNNNNNNNNNNNNNNNNNNNNNNNNNNNNNNNNNNNNNNNNNNNNNNNNNNNNNNNNNNNNNNNNNNNNNNNNNNNNNNNNNNNNNNNNNNNNNNNNNNNNNNNNNNNNNNNNNNNNNNNNNNNNNNNNNNNNNNNNNNNNNNNNNNNNNNNNNNNNNNNNNNNNNNNNNNNNNNNNNNNNNNNNNNNNNNNNNNNNNNNNNNNNNNNNNNNNNNNNNNNNNNNNNNNNNNNNNNNNNNNNNNNNNNNNNNNNNNNNNNNNNNNNNNNNNNNNNNNNNNNNNNNNNNNNNNNNNNNNNNNNNNNNNNNNNNNNNNNNNNNNNNNNNNNNNNNNNNNNNNNNNNNNNNNNNNNNNNNNNNNNNNNNNNNNNNNNNNNNNNNNNNNNNNNNNNNNNNNNNNNNNNNNNNNNNNNNNNNNNNNNNNNNNNNNNNNNNNNNNNNNNNNNNNNNNNNNNNNNNNNNNNNNNNNNNNNNNNNNNNNNNNNNNNNNNNNNNNNNNNNNNNNNNNNNNNNNNNNNNNNNNNNNNNNNNNNNNNNNNNNNNNNNNNNNNNNNNNNNNNNNNNNNNNNNNNNNNNNNNNNNNNNNNNNNNNNNNNNNNNNNNNNNNNNNNNNNNNNNNNNNNNNNNNNNNNNNNNNNNNNNNNNNNNNNNNNNNNNNNNNNNNNNNNNNNNNNNNNNNNNNNNNNNNNNNNNNNNNNNNNNNNNNNNNNNNNNNNNNNNNNNNNNNNNNNNNNNNNNNNNNNNNNNNNNNNNNNNNNNNNNNNNNNNNNNNNNNNNNNNNNNNNNNNNNNNNNNNNNNNNNNNNNNNNNNNNNNNNNNNNNNNNNNNNNNNNNNNNNNNNNNNNNNNNNNNNNNNNNNNNNNNNNNNNNNNNNNNNNNNNNNNNNNNNNNNNNNNNNNNNNNNNNNNNNNNNNNNNNNNNNNNNNNNNNNNNNNNNNNNNNNNNNNNNNNNNNNNNNNNNNNNNNNNNNNNNNNNNNNNNNNNNNNNNNNNNNNNNNNNNNNNNNNNNNNNNNNNNNNNNNNNNNNNNNNNNNNNNNNNNNNNNNNNNNNNNNNNNNNNNNNNNNNNNNNNNNNNNNNNNNNNNNNNNNNNNNNNNNNNNNNNNNNNNNNNNNNNNNNNNNNNNNNNNNNNNNNNNNNNNNNNNNNNNNNNNNNNNNNNNNNNNNNNNNNNNNNNNNNNNNNNNNNNNNNNNNNNNNNNNNNNNNNNNNNNNNNNNNNNNNNNNNNNNNNNNNNNNNNNNNNNNNNNNNNNNNNNNNNNNNNNNNNNNNNNNNNNNNNNNNNNNNNNNNNNNNNNNNNNNNNNNNNNNNNNNNNNNNNNNNNNNNNNNNNNNNNNNNNNNNNNNNNNNNNNNNNNNNNNNNNNNNNNNNNNNNNNNNNNNNNNNNNNNNNNNNNNNNNNNNNNNNNNNNNNNNNNNNNNNNNNNNNNNNNNNNNNNNNNNNNNNNNNNNNNNNNNNNNNNNNNNNNNNNNNNNNNNNNNNNNNNNNNNNNNNNNNNNNNNNNNNNNNNNNNNNNNNNNNNNNNNNNNNNNNNNNNNNNNNNNNNNNNNNNNNNNNNNNNNNNNNNNNNNNNNNNNNNNNNNNNNNNNNNNNNNNNNNNNNNNNNNNNNNNNNNNNNNNNNNNNNNNNNNNNNNNNNNNNNNNNNNNNNNNNNNNNNNNNNNNNNNNNNNNNNNNNNNNNNNNNNNNNNNNNNNNNNNNNNNNNNNNNNNNNNNNNNNNNNNNNNNNNNNNNNNNNNNNNNNNNNNNNNNNNNNNNNNNNNNNNNNNNNNNNNNNNNNNNNNNNNNNNNNNNNNNNNNNNNNNNNNNNNNNNNNNNNNNNNNNNNNNNNNNNNNNNNNNNNNNNNNNNNNNNNNNNNNNNNNNNNNNNNNNNNNNNNNNNNNNNNNNNNNNNNNNNNNNNNNNNNNNNNNNNNNNNNNNNNNNNNNNNNNNNNNNNNNNNNNNNNNNNNNNNNNNNNNNNNNNNNNNNNNNNNNNNNNNNNNNNNNNNNNNNNNNNNNNNNNNNNNNNNNNNNNNNNNNNNNNNNNNNNNNNNNNNNNNNNNNNNNNNNNNNNNNNNNNNNNNNNNNNNNNNNNNNNNNNNNNNNNNNNNNNNNNNNNNNNNNNNNNNNNNNNNNNNNNNNNNNNNNNNN
The Panicum hallii strain FIL2 chromosome 6, PHallii_v3.1, whole genome shotgun sequence genome window above contains:
- the LOC112897771 gene encoding cysteine-rich receptor-like protein kinase 15, which translates into the protein MPWSASGHRHGRGLLLLLAMVASLSTVLTSQDSQFTWSDCQSSAPPSPAPSPSSSSSTNTTFWSNVVALLDALPSAAAPTGFASLSRGNGTDRAFVRGLCRGDSSPANCATYLRNAALGIRSRCNSSRRAAIWYDDGSGVSVPAPMFCFVSYADTNASTAYEDAFRQPFQNRAEVSDTVTFERAYNELMGRLAARAVNGSGSGTPSPAPMFATGAGVSDPAAPNGTMYDGLLECMRDRTAAECERCLNDSVRLLPSCCYGHKGGLVLAYNCYVRMEIYPYDNLALDGPPVLAPARSMIFVGETQEKKRMNVTLAVAIPVGTVLAVVVIVGVFLYRRRKVNRKKTGPGLSMRDNSSIKEDDIGYVEPEQLNLVVLRAATNNFSEENKLGEGGFGEVFKGTLQDGQQIAVKRLSQDSSQGFQELKNELVLAAKLKHRNLVQLLGVSLQEEKLVIYEYMPNRSLDTFLSDPMRRQQLDWSKRFSLICGIARGLLYLHEESRLKVIHRDLKPSNVLLDADMNPKISDFGIARAFSVDQSRDITRRPVGTLGYMSPEYAYWGHVSTKSDIFSFGVIVLEMVTGRRNNSAYSDTSDSISVLSHVWDKWRAGSMVDVVDPSLAESGYPESEVLNCVEIGLLCVQENPMDRPDASAVVLMLSSPTSTSDDRRAPSRPAFVFSSGLTESDHPSRSGVRSSDGVMLISNKLSSTTTVSENEMSVSELQPR